In one window of Psychrobacter sp. P2G3 DNA:
- a CDS encoding FAD-dependent oxidoreductase, with product MRYEVIVIGAGMVGTSIAWHLQNNGSQVLLLDKKLPGSETSYGNAGLIQREAIHTHPFPRQITEMIRVLPNQGTDIRYRIPAILRYHQALLQYWKYSAPATVKQIEAEWQTLIAHCTSEHQTMITASGADELITRDGWLQLHRSEDTFKEAIASAIAAREKGVEHNVLNVEELKVMEPSANFDGFVGAIHWLNSWQVSNPSALVKAYAKNFQDMQGTIKESNVKEIVQDGEGWKVITDNDTYYSDKLVIAAGPWSNDLIRPLGYNLPLFPMRGYHQHFKVTDKNNINHSMFDMDKGFVMGPMQQGIRITTGAEMTTMDAPKNFGQLKTVLKFARKILPLEDAVESEAWAGSRPCMPDMKPVIGPAHKHEKLWFAFGHSHQGFTLGPMTGRIVEELIHNKPVVVDVEPFSAQRFSN from the coding sequence ATGCGCTATGAGGTTATTGTTATTGGTGCTGGTATGGTTGGCACATCGATTGCGTGGCATCTACAAAATAACGGTTCGCAGGTGTTGTTGTTAGATAAAAAACTACCAGGGTCAGAGACCTCATATGGTAATGCTGGCTTGATCCAGCGCGAAGCAATTCATACGCATCCTTTCCCACGCCAAATTACTGAAATGATTAGAGTATTACCCAACCAAGGGACTGATATTCGCTATCGTATACCAGCAATTTTGCGTTATCATCAAGCGTTATTGCAGTATTGGAAATACTCTGCACCCGCGACTGTTAAGCAGATCGAAGCAGAGTGGCAGACGCTGATTGCGCATTGTACCAGCGAGCATCAGACCATGATTACGGCGTCTGGCGCTGATGAACTTATCACCCGTGATGGTTGGTTACAGCTACATCGTTCTGAAGACACCTTTAAAGAGGCCATTGCTTCAGCCATCGCTGCGCGTGAGAAAGGGGTTGAGCATAACGTATTGAACGTTGAAGAATTAAAAGTGATGGAGCCTAGCGCTAATTTTGATGGTTTTGTCGGTGCGATTCATTGGTTGAATTCATGGCAAGTATCAAACCCAAGCGCCTTGGTAAAAGCATATGCAAAAAACTTCCAAGATATGCAGGGTACGATTAAAGAAAGCAATGTAAAAGAAATCGTCCAAGATGGTGAAGGCTGGAAAGTCATCACGGATAACGATACTTATTATAGTGATAAGTTAGTCATCGCTGCCGGACCTTGGTCTAATGATTTGATCAGACCACTTGGCTATAATTTGCCATTGTTCCCAATGCGCGGCTATCATCAGCACTTTAAAGTGACTGATAAAAATAATATCAATCACAGTATGTTTGATATGGATAAAGGCTTTGTCATGGGGCCAATGCAGCAAGGTATCCGTATTACCACTGGTGCTGAGATGACAACGATGGATGCGCCAAAGAATTTTGGACAGTTGAAGACAGTACTAAAATTTGCTAGAAAAATTCTACCATTAGAAGATGCGGTAGAGAGTGAAGCGTGGGCAGGATCACGTCCTTGTATGCCTGATATGAAGCCGGTCATTGGGCCTGCACATAAACATGAAAAACTATGGTTTGCATTTGGTCACAGTCATCAAGGCTTCACTCTAGGGCCTATGACGGGGCGTATCGTTGAAGAGCTGATACATAACAAACCTGTCGTGGTTGATGTTGAGCCGTTTAGCGCCCAGCGTTTTTCTAACTAA
- a CDS encoding RidA family protein encodes MKKLHSNQRMSKIVVHNQTVYLCGQVGNAEDDIKAQTLTCLEKIQTLLEEVGSDKSKLLSVTVWIKDMSDFAAMNEVWDKWFEGIQPPARACGESALARPELLVEMIAIAAE; translated from the coding sequence ATGAAAAAGCTACATAGCAATCAACGTATGAGTAAAATTGTTGTCCATAACCAGACCGTTTATTTATGTGGTCAAGTGGGCAATGCGGAAGATGATATCAAAGCGCAAACACTGACTTGTTTAGAGAAAATACAAACACTGTTAGAAGAGGTGGGCAGTGATAAATCAAAGTTACTATCAGTGACGGTCTGGATAAAAGATATGTCAGACTTTGCCGCGATGAATGAAGTATGGGATAAATGGTTTGAAGGCATACAGCCACCAGCTCGTGCTTGTGGTGAGTCCGCATTGGCACGTCCTGAGCTATTGGTTGAGATGATAGCCATCGCAGCTGAATAA
- a CDS encoding LysR family transcriptional regulator, producing MLDELIKIDIKTLRSFMAIVECQGVTAAQSRLNVTPSVISGHLAHLEDRLEMKLCHRGRAGFKLTEDGIAVYEACLSFTEAVASFQHQLHYIRQLDSVRGGHIRLCLIDQMPTIFYDALRQCLAASYRDNPLIHFSIDVQSPESMLDKLLSNESDIGVGYFGSFPPLLTFKHAFIEEQVVCCGREHILFHESEGLTFKSLEQNYPWIKRGYITEHSINHIRPKTLSATTYHMEATAQLILAGHHVGYLPNDLAKRYEGMGLMKILLPEEASYEVSHHWAYRENLHKQVGTFLEQMLRLLTEQTH from the coding sequence ATGCTCGATGAACTTATAAAAATAGACATAAAAACCCTACGTAGCTTTATGGCTATCGTAGAGTGTCAGGGTGTGACGGCCGCTCAATCACGGTTAAACGTTACCCCCTCTGTTATTAGCGGTCACTTGGCACATCTAGAAGACAGACTGGAGATGAAACTCTGTCATCGTGGCCGTGCTGGATTTAAGCTTACAGAAGATGGTATTGCCGTCTACGAGGCGTGCTTGAGCTTTACTGAGGCAGTTGCCAGCTTCCAACATCAATTGCATTATATTCGTCAATTAGATTCTGTTCGTGGTGGCCATATTCGCTTATGTTTGATAGATCAGATGCCAACGATTTTTTATGACGCCTTACGCCAGTGTCTCGCTGCTAGCTATCGTGATAATCCATTGATACATTTCTCTATCGATGTGCAGAGCCCTGAGAGTATGCTCGACAAGCTTTTGAGTAATGAAAGTGATATTGGCGTGGGCTATTTTGGCAGTTTTCCGCCTTTATTAACTTTTAAACATGCCTTTATTGAAGAGCAAGTAGTCTGCTGTGGACGCGAGCATATATTATTTCATGAATCAGAGGGTCTGACTTTCAAGTCTTTAGAACAAAACTACCCATGGATTAAAAGAGGATATATTACCGAGCACAGTATTAACCATATTCGACCTAAGACGTTAAGTGCCACCACTTACCATATGGAAGCAACAGCGCAGCTGATTCTCGCAGGACATCACGTGGGTTACTTACCAAACGATTTGGCAAAGCGTTATGAGGGAATGGGACTGATGAAAATCTTATTACCTGAAGAAGCAAGTTATGAGGTGAGTCACCACTGGGCCTATCGAGAAAACCTACATAAACAAGTCGGTACTTTTTTGGAGCAGATGCTTAGGCTATTAACTGAGCAAACACATTAG
- the speB gene encoding agmatinase → MKFNQPLSGNDMPRFGGFASMMRLPTQADAEGLDVAFVGVPLDIGASNRSGARLGPRQIRDESRMIRPYNVATRAAPFESLQVADIGDVPINTFNLLKSVDIIEKFYTEKVVNHGAIPLTLGGDHTIALPILRALAKKHGPVGMVHIDAHADINDDMFGEKIAHGTPFRRAVEENLIDGNRVVQIGLRGTGYSAEEFDWSTQQGFRVVPAEECWYKSLTPLMAEVREKLGDGPVYLSFDIDGIDPAFAPGTGTAEIGGLTSTQGIEIIRGMRGLDVVGGDLVEVSPPYDPFGNTSVLAANLLFEMLCILPGVRYDDKVKAVY, encoded by the coding sequence ATGAAATTCAATCAACCACTAAGTGGCAATGATATGCCAAGATTTGGCGGCTTTGCTTCTATGATGCGCCTGCCGACTCAAGCTGATGCTGAAGGGCTGGATGTGGCTTTTGTTGGAGTGCCTTTAGACATTGGCGCATCAAACCGCAGCGGTGCAAGATTAGGTCCTAGACAAATTCGTGATGAATCACGCATGATTCGCCCTTATAATGTTGCCACTCGCGCTGCTCCTTTTGAATCTTTACAAGTCGCTGATATTGGTGATGTACCTATCAATACCTTTAACTTGCTAAAAAGCGTCGATATTATCGAAAAGTTCTATACAGAAAAAGTGGTGAATCATGGCGCTATTCCATTAACCTTGGGCGGCGATCATACGATTGCACTGCCTATTTTACGTGCGCTTGCCAAAAAACATGGCCCTGTCGGTATGGTGCATATCGATGCTCATGCTGATATCAATGATGATATGTTTGGCGAAAAAATTGCTCATGGTACACCGTTCCGCCGTGCTGTTGAGGAAAACTTAATCGATGGCAACCGTGTGGTACAGATTGGCTTGCGCGGTACTGGCTATAGTGCCGAAGAGTTCGACTGGTCAACCCAACAAGGCTTTCGTGTTGTGCCTGCTGAAGAATGCTGGTATAAGTCGCTGACGCCATTGATGGCAGAGGTGCGTGAAAAGTTAGGTGACGGTCCTGTTTATTTGAGTTTCGATATTGATGGTATTGATCCAGCATTTGCGCCTGGTACGGGCACTGCTGAAATTGGGGGCTTGACGTCAACTCAAGGTATCGAGATTATTCGTGGTATGCGTGGCCTTGACGTGGTTGGTGGGGATTTAGTAGAAGTGTCACCGCCATATGACCCGTTTGGTAACACCTCTGTGCTAGCAGCGAACTTGTTATTCGAAATGTTATGTATCTTGCCAGGCGTACGTTATGACGACAAAGTCAAAGCAGTCTACTAA
- a CDS encoding 5-guanidino-2-oxopentanoate decarboxylase, with translation MTQSTQAPSSLPITSPLTCGELLVQWLEYYGVETVFGIPGVHTVELYRGLPNTNIRHVTPRHEQGAGFMADGYYRASGKVGVCFIITGPGMTNIMTAMAQALADSIPMLVISSVNKVKDTGSGEGHLHELHDQQGMVSKVALMSKTIWQPESLPKVIAEAFALFNGARPGPVHIQLPIDVITADASHVAKPSDLTPYLNGSAKSQADSQGLTRPQVMRPLPNPAQLDLIVEQLKSAKNPVVLYGGGCVDVDHEAQKLAELIDAPTFLTINAKGLLPPGHPLSLGSNQSLDAGRAVISEADLVLAIGTELGETDYDVFFNGEFQINGTLIRIDCDAQQLQRPFRADIAVLSDAQMAISGLCTRLESHQLNHQAASRVAEAKQALIEAMTPDFAGQNALLQLIRDEVKDVIFVGDSTQPVYSGNLGFEALATRKWFNSSTGFGTLGYGLPAAIGAMIGSKLPVVSLIGDGGIQFTIAELICAAELELPLIVLLWNNQGYGEIRRYMEEGGLPLIGVNIKTPNFEPLAAGFGAGYRRITDKQQLLDALQEDIKGKQPVIYEIDEADDFLFEMGKTFTCFS, from the coding sequence ATGACGCAATCAACGCAAGCGCCTTCTTCATTGCCAATCACTTCGCCTCTGACCTGCGGTGAGCTACTGGTGCAATGGCTAGAGTATTATGGAGTTGAGACCGTATTTGGTATTCCAGGTGTACACACGGTAGAGTTATATCGTGGTCTGCCTAATACTAATATTCGCCACGTGACACCGCGTCACGAGCAAGGTGCAGGTTTTATGGCCGACGGCTATTACCGTGCCTCTGGTAAAGTCGGGGTGTGCTTTATTATTACCGGCCCTGGTATGACCAACATCATGACTGCTATGGCGCAAGCGTTAGCAGATTCTATACCGATGCTAGTGATATCTAGTGTCAATAAAGTTAAAGATACGGGTAGCGGTGAAGGGCACTTGCATGAATTGCACGACCAACAAGGCATGGTTAGCAAGGTTGCGCTCATGAGTAAAACTATCTGGCAACCTGAGTCATTACCTAAGGTCATCGCTGAAGCTTTTGCGTTATTTAATGGGGCGCGTCCAGGACCGGTCCATATCCAGCTGCCTATCGATGTGATTACCGCAGATGCTAGTCATGTCGCTAAGCCATCTGATTTAACACCTTATTTAAATGGCTCTGCAAAAAGCCAAGCTGATTCTCAAGGTTTAACACGACCACAAGTCATGAGACCGCTGCCTAATCCTGCACAATTGGATTTGATTGTTGAGCAGTTAAAAAGTGCAAAAAATCCAGTTGTATTGTACGGTGGCGGCTGCGTTGATGTTGATCATGAGGCGCAAAAATTGGCAGAGCTTATCGATGCACCGACATTTTTGACCATTAATGCCAAAGGTTTATTGCCACCTGGTCATCCTTTGAGTTTGGGTAGCAATCAGTCATTAGACGCCGGTCGCGCCGTTATTAGCGAGGCGGACTTGGTATTGGCGATTGGTACTGAGCTTGGTGAGACCGATTACGATGTGTTCTTTAATGGCGAGTTCCAAATAAACGGCACACTCATTCGTATTGACTGCGATGCCCAGCAGTTGCAGCGTCCTTTTAGAGCGGATATCGCCGTATTATCTGATGCGCAAATGGCTATTAGCGGTCTTTGTACGCGTTTAGAAAGTCATCAGCTTAATCATCAAGCAGCGTCACGAGTAGCTGAGGCAAAGCAGGCGTTAATAGAAGCTATGACGCCAGACTTTGCTGGACAAAATGCACTGCTTCAACTAATTAGAGATGAAGTAAAAGACGTCATCTTCGTTGGTGATTCGACCCAACCGGTCTATAGTGGCAATCTTGGCTTTGAGGCGCTGGCGACCCGTAAGTGGTTTAACTCATCGACTGGATTTGGCACTTTAGGTTATGGTTTGCCTGCCGCAATTGGCGCAATGATTGGCTCGAAGCTGCCGGTTGTGAGTCTAATCGGTGATGGGGGTATTCAGTTTACCATTGCAGAACTTATCTGCGCGGCCGAGCTTGAGCTACCATTGATTGTCTTACTATGGAACAACCAAGGTTACGGTGAGATTCGCCGCTATATGGAAGAAGGCGGTTTGCCATTGATTGGGGTGAATATTAAGACACCTAACTTTGAGCCGCTAGCAGCAGGGTTTGGTGCTGGTTATCGTAGAATTACAGACAAACAGCAACTGCTAGACGCATTGCAAGAAGACATCAAAGGTAAACAACCTGTCATTTATGAGATTGATGAGGCTGATGATTTTCTTTTTGAAATGGGTAAGACCTTCACCTGCTTTAGTTAA
- the dld gene encoding D-lactate dehydrogenase: protein MVLNSNRSSSKLSELLDGLLADLTAVIGATNVLTKPSQQQAYVYGAIKSVASTTVAVVTPDSLIALWRVINLCAAADVIIIAQAANTGLTGGSTPYGEYDRPVVVISMQSLSGIYLLNDATEVIALPAATLQQLESNLAPLGREPHSVLGSSCVGASVIGGICNSSGGMLVQRGPAYTEMALFARRNALGEFELINHLGVDLGTHPEEMLNNLQAGTFDKDLARPNKACANHQYQTKVRDCEAKTPARFNNDPNGLYEASGSAGKVIVFAVRVATYPKPKQEQAFYISTDDADTLTTLRQHWLKSELHLPILAEYMHKDYNDITLRYGRDTCLSMRKLPASKIGALYRLQAKIGYYLDKWRLPKTLPDRVLQIASTFMPASLPKVLAEQAVSYRYHLVIKVANVCASDSHIASAQEFLQSHMQQHQGVLHTCTEEEAQALLVFRSAATAAMFRYHNLNHSEFGELVSTDIALPRNAVDWDESLPLNLQRQVSKTFYLGHFFCYVMHQDYLLNPTIDSKTFKDELLAFYDQRHIEYPAEHNVGHVYTAKSELHSFYKKLDPTNSLNPGIGQTAKWKNWRLSPIMEELNDG from the coding sequence ATGGTGTTAAATTCTAATCGCTCGTCTAGTAAGTTGTCTGAGCTGTTAGATGGCTTATTAGCTGATTTGACGGCTGTTATTGGGGCGACTAATGTACTGACCAAGCCCAGCCAGCAGCAAGCCTATGTGTACGGAGCGATTAAGTCTGTTGCTTCTACTACAGTAGCAGTAGTGACACCAGATTCTTTAATCGCACTATGGCGTGTCATCAACCTTTGCGCGGCGGCAGATGTCATTATTATTGCTCAAGCTGCCAATACCGGACTGACTGGAGGATCAACGCCATACGGTGAGTATGATCGGCCTGTGGTAGTGATTTCGATGCAGTCGCTCAGTGGTATTTATCTACTCAATGATGCGACGGAGGTTATTGCCTTACCAGCTGCGACCCTGCAACAACTGGAGTCTAATCTTGCACCGTTAGGGCGTGAACCACATTCAGTATTAGGCTCTAGCTGTGTTGGTGCTTCGGTCATCGGCGGTATTTGTAATAGTTCTGGTGGGATGTTGGTGCAGCGTGGCCCTGCTTATACTGAGATGGCACTGTTTGCCAGACGCAATGCCTTAGGTGAGTTTGAGTTAATCAATCACTTAGGAGTTGATTTAGGCACGCATCCAGAAGAGATGCTTAATAATTTACAAGCTGGCACGTTCGATAAAGATTTGGCTAGGCCTAATAAAGCATGCGCAAACCATCAGTATCAAACCAAAGTACGCGATTGCGAGGCTAAGACGCCAGCTAGATTCAATAATGATCCTAATGGATTATATGAAGCGTCAGGTTCAGCAGGTAAAGTAATTGTATTTGCTGTAAGAGTAGCGACTTATCCTAAACCTAAGCAAGAGCAAGCGTTTTATATCTCGACCGATGATGCTGATACCTTGACCACGCTGAGACAGCATTGGCTTAAAAGTGAATTACATCTGCCTATTTTGGCAGAATATATGCATAAAGATTACAATGACATCACGCTACGCTACGGCCGTGATACTTGTTTGAGTATGCGCAAGCTGCCTGCTAGTAAGATAGGAGCGTTGTATCGACTACAAGCAAAGATTGGTTATTATCTGGATAAATGGAGATTACCAAAAACTTTGCCAGATCGCGTGCTACAGATAGCATCTACCTTTATGCCAGCATCATTACCGAAAGTTTTAGCCGAGCAAGCAGTATCATACCGTTATCATTTAGTTATAAAAGTAGCGAATGTTTGTGCAAGTGACAGTCATATCGCATCTGCTCAAGAATTTTTGCAGTCTCATATGCAGCAGCATCAAGGTGTACTACATACATGCACAGAAGAAGAAGCACAGGCATTATTAGTATTTCGCAGTGCGGCAACGGCTGCTATGTTTCGTTATCACAATCTAAATCATAGTGAATTTGGCGAGCTAGTATCTACAGATATCGCCTTGCCAAGGAACGCTGTAGATTGGGATGAATCGCTACCTCTTAACTTGCAAAGACAAGTAAGCAAAACCTTTTATTTGGGACATTTTTTTTGTTATGTCATGCATCAAGACTACTTACTAAATCCTACTATTGACTCAAAAACGTTCAAGGATGAATTGTTGGCATTTTATGACCAGCGTCATATTGAATATCCCGCTGAACACAATGTGGGTCATGTTTATACCGCTAAGTCTGAATTACATTCGTTTTATAAAAAACTAGACCCGACTAATTCGCTAAATCCGGGAATTGGTCAGACAGCGAAATGGAAAAATTGGCGATTGTCGCCCATCATGGAGGAATTAAATGACGGTTAA
- a CDS encoding YjiH family protein, which produces MTVNINKSQQPVLGNNAVDPKTPQGEQWRASLWKFLLFSALGIALFIIPFQWDGKVTILLGVLTDALQAILGGYVAYITLAIVTTSFIGALAVKVLRPDLHADSLLRKLFDVDWFWLAARFLGALFIWMIFLQIGPEFIINRNTGGVIFEDLIPILIPLFFFAILSLPFLTDFGLMEFLGTLASKVFIKLFKLPGRSAVDAMSSWFGAASIGLLVTMQEYDKSYYSQREAAIIATTFSVTSIAFTYVVAKTIGVDNNFVFFYLTIALTGFIAAIIMPRIPPLSLKPDTYHSGKCMLDEEIPAQYSMPQWALNRAVTRAHSMPSLGSVFKHSVKNLFDIYLGLIPVIFAIGTIGLGLAEYTPVFKWLSAPLVPVLELLQIPEAAEAAPAMIMGFADMYLPALVGKSIESEMTRFIVGAASITQIIYMSEVGALILKSNIKLNVLELFMIFIIRTLISLVVITSVAHLLY; this is translated from the coding sequence ATGACGGTTAATATAAATAAGTCGCAGCAGCCTGTTCTAGGCAATAATGCTGTCGATCCAAAAACGCCGCAAGGAGAGCAATGGCGCGCGTCATTGTGGAAATTTTTATTATTTTCAGCGCTTGGTATTGCGCTATTTATCATTCCATTTCAATGGGATGGTAAAGTTACCATTTTACTTGGCGTATTAACCGATGCTTTGCAAGCTATTTTAGGTGGTTACGTCGCTTATATTACACTGGCGATAGTTACGACCTCTTTTATCGGGGCACTGGCAGTAAAAGTGTTGCGACCTGACTTGCATGCAGACTCTTTATTAAGAAAACTATTCGATGTCGATTGGTTTTGGCTCGCTGCACGTTTTTTAGGCGCCTTGTTCATTTGGATGATTTTTTTACAGATTGGCCCTGAGTTTATTATCAACCGTAATACTGGCGGTGTTATTTTTGAAGATCTTATCCCAATTCTGATTCCTTTGTTTTTCTTTGCCATCTTGTCCTTACCATTTTTGACTGATTTTGGCTTGATGGAGTTTTTGGGAACGTTAGCCAGTAAAGTATTTATCAAACTATTTAAACTCCCAGGACGCTCGGCAGTAGATGCCATGTCCTCTTGGTTTGGTGCAGCTTCCATTGGCCTACTAGTCACCATGCAAGAGTACGATAAAAGTTATTATAGCCAGCGTGAAGCGGCGATTATTGCTACGACCTTTTCGGTAACTTCAATTGCTTTTACTTACGTCGTTGCCAAGACTATTGGCGTAGACAACAATTTTGTTTTCTTTTATCTGACCATCGCTCTGACGGGTTTTATAGCTGCTATTATTATGCCGCGTATACCACCGTTGTCATTGAAGCCTGATACTTACCATTCTGGCAAATGTATGTTAGATGAAGAAATTCCTGCTCAATATAGTATGCCGCAGTGGGCGTTGAATCGTGCTGTGACTCGCGCGCATTCTATGCCAAGCTTGGGTAGCGTGTTTAAGCATAGCGTCAAGAATTTATTTGATATTTATCTTGGACTCATTCCGGTTATTTTCGCTATCGGTACCATTGGTCTTGGCTTAGCAGAGTACACGCCTGTGTTTAAATGGTTGTCTGCACCGTTAGTGCCAGTCCTTGAATTGTTACAGATTCCAGAGGCTGCCGAAGCTGCACCAGCGATGATCATGGGCTTTGCTGATATGTATCTACCAGCGTTGGTCGGTAAGAGTATTGAAAGTGAGATGACGCGCTTTATCGTCGGTGCTGCATCTATTACCCAGATTATTTATATGTCTGAAGTTGGTGCACTAATTTTGAAGTCAAATATTAAGCTCAACGTTTTAGAGCTGTTTATGATATTCATCATTCGCACACTTATTAGCTTAGTGGTTATCACGTCAGTAGCACATTTGCTGTATTAG
- a CDS encoding helix-turn-helix domain-containing protein, whose translation MPYSKPFKVIIVGFDGVLGSVLAGALDLFSFTGVSWQRFLDEVVEPKFNVQIASLGGADIRCSNRLIMQAHCDIQDVTECDLLLIPTIGDSIDKVLSQNSELIPHLQRLANTKADIASNCSGAFFLAKAGLLDGKVATTHWGYASKFKADFPLVDLQENQFVTQSKIQSKNQSESDLAHQSGDIFCAAGGSAFYDLGLLLIERFCGREISTQVAKTQIIDSKRGNQNSYTNVTLHKPHSDQLVKQVQEFIEENFKQPIQISRLAAMVNITPRTLNRRFQSCVAMRPIEYIQAVRIEQAKRLLESGDVTIKSLAEQVGYEDISSFTRLFKRATELTPKEYQDKFSRLAI comes from the coding sequence TTGCCCTACTCCAAACCTTTTAAAGTCATCATTGTTGGTTTCGATGGTGTGCTCGGCAGCGTGCTAGCTGGGGCGCTAGATTTGTTTTCGTTTACTGGGGTCAGTTGGCAACGTTTTTTGGACGAGGTGGTAGAGCCAAAGTTTAATGTGCAGATTGCAAGCCTAGGTGGTGCGGATATCAGATGTAGCAATCGCTTAATCATGCAAGCGCATTGCGATATTCAAGACGTAACTGAGTGCGACCTGCTATTGATTCCAACGATTGGTGATTCAATCGATAAAGTATTGAGTCAAAACAGTGAGTTAATTCCGCATTTGCAGCGACTGGCAAATACCAAAGCAGATATTGCCAGCAACTGTAGCGGGGCTTTCTTTTTAGCAAAGGCGGGCTTGCTCGATGGCAAAGTAGCGACAACCCATTGGGGCTATGCCAGTAAGTTTAAGGCAGATTTTCCACTGGTTGATTTGCAAGAGAACCAGTTTGTCACTCAATCAAAGATTCAATCAAAAAACCAGTCGGAAAGTGATTTAGCACACCAATCGGGCGATATATTTTGTGCAGCGGGCGGTAGCGCGTTTTATGACTTGGGATTATTATTGATAGAGCGATTTTGTGGGCGCGAGATTTCTACCCAAGTGGCGAAAACCCAGATTATTGATAGTAAACGGGGTAATCAAAATAGCTATACCAATGTGACTTTGCATAAGCCGCATTCAGACCAGCTGGTTAAGCAAGTACAAGAGTTTATCGAGGAAAACTTTAAGCAACCTATCCAAATCAGCCGTTTGGCTGCCATGGTCAATATCACTCCACGCACTTTAAATAGACGTTTTCAATCCTGCGTCGCGATGCGTCCGATTGAGTATATTCAAGCGGTTAGAATTGAACAAGCAAAGCGTCTATTAGAATCAGGAGATGTGACGATAAAATCGCTGGCCGAGCAAGTCGGCTACGAGGATATCTCGTCATTCACACGTTTGTTTAAGCGCGCCACCGAGCTGACACCGAAAGAATATCAAGATAAGTTTTCGCGGTTGGCGATTTAG